TAAATCCTGTACCACCAGCAATCAAAAGTAGAGGACGTTCACTCTCTTCTTTAACCCAGGCATCGCCATGAGGCGCATCAATACTGATGTCACCATCATTTTCCAATGCGTTTTGCATCGCTTCGACAACTTCAAGAGCATACGCGTTATGCTCTGCTGCACCAATGTGAAGCTCTAGCTCGCCTTCATGACGGCAAGGGCTGCTTGCAATAGAGAATGGACGTTTATCTTTTTCTCCCATCACAACCATTAGATACTGGCCAGCTTTGAAGCTGACTGGTGTCTCTGGATGCAACAGAATTCGATGGGTATTACAAGCTAACGGCTCAATAGACTTTACTTTACATTGGATGGTCATGTTATTCCTCTTACTTACTCCTCAAAAGTAAGTACCAAATTACTTTCTGCGAAGGCCTGACAAGCAAACACCCAGCCTTGTTGCTGCTCTTTCTCTGTGAGCATTGGCTCAAGCTGGTAAGTGACTCGACCTTCTATTTTCCGACACAGACACGCTGCGCACGCTCCCACTTGGCAACGGTTTGGGAAGCTGATGTTATTGTTGAGCGCAGCTTCCAATACCGTTTCCCCTTCCTGCACATCGAACTGTATATTCTGCGGCTGCAAGGTCACCAAATGGCTCATAATATTCCCAGCTTACTCCATTTTGCATCGACCTGCGCAACTAACTGAGAATC
This sequence is a window from Vibrio coralliilyticus. Protein-coding genes within it:
- the fre gene encoding NAD(P)H-flavin reductase; translation: MTIQCKVKSIEPLACNTHRILLHPETPVSFKAGQYLMVVMGEKDKRPFSIASSPCRHEGELELHIGAAEHNAYALEVVEAMQNALENDGDISIDAPHGDAWVKEESERPLLLIAGGTGFSYVRSILDHCVAQNKTNEIHLYWGGRDERQLYAKDELDGIAAQFSNVHFIPVVEEATSEWQGKVGNVLQAVSDDFDSLAEYDIYIAGRFEMAGAAREQFTQNKGANSDRMFADAYAFI
- a CDS encoding 2Fe-2S iron-sulfur cluster-binding protein; its protein translation is MSHLVTLQPQNIQFDVQEGETVLEAALNNNISFPNRCQVGACAACLCRKIEGRVTYQLEPMLTEKEQQQGWVFACQAFAESNLVLTFEE